From a region of the Besnoitia besnoiti strain Bb-Ger1 chromosome I, whole genome shotgun sequence genome:
- a CDS encoding hypothetical protein (encoded by transcript BESB_004610) encodes MPEASPPAMAPDASAANKGGGRGESGDAENANTPPSVASLSQDAPREHPAASAMPPASTAEAAGQLRQRTVHPATAKACETPPLLSTATTFVSPFSASSACQYLAQVADSSSASQRGAAPATLISSPPTIQVSAAPSPAAPLGRGVPTRWQMPRLRSLLKKGTSRFTRKTLWDYCDEWKTRFWDMLQLSPGEREETDIFEADKKGNTVHPLRLDRPAGVEGDDDDEELVLEDEDDGRMNIFPRRFAYDKRERAYIRSNHCLVTRRFSEPYRLGMTIVASICSLAAFGALFWEVVFPAIFLGSAFRPVPLMTFGAPSPLSILPARAFALSALTWAACLLIVAASVSLPVLVFLHTSFRSFSSPSAPILSSSRGLSGASSSASAAYSPYFSLDAPFNLLPPTRRLSAASLQAPLPAHSTSHSASPSFSSLQDAEDAFLASTFLRIYHRCVLGDFRGAETVADSAAALARSSEWRHEQEVKVEQRREDEGRRSFEREDEERTGGRRTVAPVVPPRALARAMEDNKKLYDHFQRKRRESEARKALMCSITDFAMHPSAVKLPSSEEEEEKRQLAPLLALEDSVRDHIVRSARMLASAAIACYIARALLLLPVHEARLLVPVGGEPRGTSPLFWSADDSVRIVSASPLSLASPFPLVLDAYARWLSVDVAPIVLLLQFAAAALLVRPREELGVLRKLMRINCFVLVCAGAAQLAFSDASTGLGALTKATWVSDAVQATLVIALGIALRAILLYVLLLASGLLDKSTRQLFLARFPPSSALLFPASSPFLPALSPGVLCATSRTAAAAATILTLAIKKHNSKGAAAMPPLKRGAAGTPPCAVSLLARAASQGPNDEL; translated from the exons ATgccggaggcgtcgccgcctgccaTGGCGCCAGACGCTTCAGCAGCGAATAAAGGCGGTGGGCGCGGAGAATCTGGAGATGCCGAAAACGCGAATACGCCTCCTTCGGTCGCCAGTCTTTCGCAAGACGCACCACGCGAGCACCCAGCGGCTTCGGCTATGCCGCCGGCCTCTactgcggaggccgcaggccaGCTTCGCCAGCGCACCGTCCATCCGGCAACTGCGAAGGCGTGCGAGACTCCTCCGCTTTTGAGCACTGCTACCACGTTTGTGTCGCCTTTCTCCGCTTCATCTGCGTGTCAGTATCTCGCGCAGGTGGCGGACTCGTCATCGGCatcgcagagaggcgccgctccCGCGACTTTAATCAGCAGCCCCCCGACAATTCAagtttccgccgcgccttcgcctgcggctccacTCGGTCGCGGCGTTCCCACGCGATGGCAAatgccgcggctgcgctcgctgTTGAAGAAAGGAACGAGCCGTTTCACTAGAAAAACTCTGTGGGACTACTGCGACGAGTGGAAGACGCGCTTCTGGGATATGCTCCAGCTCTCCCCCGGAGAACGGGAGGAAACAGACATATTTGAGGCAGACAAGAAGGGAAACACAGTCCACCCCTTGCGCCTCGATAGACCGGCTGGCGTTGAGGGCGACGATGATGATGAGGAACTCGTTCTAGAAGACGAAG atgACGGACGAATGAATATCTTcccgcgtcgcttcgcttACGACAAACGCGAGAGGGCCTACATTCGCTCGAACCACTGTCTGGTCACCAGGCGCTTCTCTGAGCCGTACCGACTGGGCATGACTATCGTAGCGTCCATCTGCTCTCTtgccgccttcggcgccctcTTCTGGGAG GTTGTGTTCCCGGCGATTTTTTTGGGCTCTGCATTTCGTCCGGTGCCGCTGATGACATTtggagcgccttcgcctctctctatTCTACCGGCTCGCGCGTTCGCTCTTTCGGCATTGACCTGGGCAGCCTGCTTGCTCATCGTGGCAGCGTCGGTGAGCCTGCCTGTGCTCGTATTCCTTCATACATCTTTCCGCAGCTTCTCGAGTCCTTCAGCGCCcattctttcttcttcccggGGGCTATCTggtgcgtcctcctccgcgtcggcggcgtaTTCTCCTTACTTCTCTCTCGACGCGCCTTTCAACCTTCTTCCGCCCACGCGGCGCTTGagcgccgcttctctccaggcgccgcTTCCTGCGCACTCCACTTCGcactctgcgtctccctcgtttTCATCCTTGCAAGATGCAGAAGATGCGTTCCTCGCATCGACTTTCCTCCGCATCTATCAccgctgcgtcctcggcgacttccgcggcgcagaaacTGTAGCCGatagcgccgctgcgctggcgaggTCGTCGGAGTGGAGGCATGAGCAGGAGGTGAAAGTTgagcagcggagagaagacgaagggcgGAGGTCTTtcgagcgagaggacgaagagcggACTGGCGGGCGCAGGACAGTCGCCCCCGTAGTCCCGCCCAGGGCCCTCGCAAGAGCGATGGAGGATAACAAGAAGCTATATGACCATTTCcagcggaagcgaagagagagtgAGGCGAGAAAGGCGCTGATGTGCAGTATCACCGATTTCGCGATGCACCCCTCCGCTGTGAAGCTCCCTtccagcgaggaagaggaagaaaaacggcAGCTAGCTCCTCTCCTGGCTCTTGAGGACTCCGTCCGCGACCATATCGTGCGATCCGCGAGGATGCTGGCATCCGCAGCTATCGCGTGCTACATTGCGCGagcgctgcttcttcttcccgtTCATGAAGCGCGGCTTCTTGTCCCTGTGGGAGGCGAGCCAAGAGGAACTTCGCCGCTGTTTTGGTCTGCGGACGACTCTGTGCGCAttgtctctgcttctcctctctccctggcATCTCCCTTCCCTCTCGTCCTCGACGCCTACGCGCGCTGGCTGTCGGTCGACGTCGCGCCGATCGTGCTCCTTCTGCAGtttgccgccgcagcgcttcTCGTGCGCCCTCGCGAAGAACTCGGCGTCCTGCGGAAACTCATGCGCATCAACTGCTTCGTGCTGGTATGCGCCGGAGCCGCACAACTCGCGTTCTCAGACGCCTCAACGGGCCTGGGTGCGCTAACGAAGGCCACGTGGGTCTCAGATGCGGTGCAGGCAACACTCGTCATCGCACTCGGCATCGCGCTCAGG GCCATTCTTCTTTACGTTCTTCTTCTGGCCTCCGGACTCCTCGACAAGAGTACGCGGCAGCTGtttctcgcgcgcttcccgccgtcgtctgcgctcCTTTTTCCAGCCTCGTCTCCTTTCCTCCCAGCTCTGTCGCcgggcgtcctctgcgctaCTTCGCgcactgcggccgccgcggcgacgattCTGACCCTCGCAATCAAGAAACACAACTCCAA gggcgcagcggcgatgCCGCCGTTGAAGAGAGGTGCGGCAGGAACGCCACCCTGCGCCGTtagcctcctcgcgcgtgcaGCGTCCCAGGGTCCTAACGATGAACTCTAA
- a CDS encoding actin-like protein ALP3b (encoded by transcript BESB_004620) → MFSSAPLPSPPLIFDLGAHTLRAGVSGDALPRWIAPSVVGLPHSDLSSASSSFSFLSGGEDPAFQSLARGKSAPSVLSIAPLNPLEKVDHLNLLPVVSYLPSFLAKGGAGLEESGSAGARESRDDKAKKKRKNEDVKKEDKQAESDASLYGAGWETGPGVYSVNIPGFKRLLETACGRRGLDEGSLEGRAVLLTEPNIMNPYLRDSYAELLFEDLKVSRAFLCKKAALACFGCARTSSIVADIGHSNTSVCAVQEGFVLQKSIQEFSFGGAHCAAFARSVLGVHGVPLTPGFAVTRAPLAKAPEKSPKKDKEERGRRRSAGAGLGERRRSSGEGGGDATPGGRTKPDGEEAKGAPGKAGGADDEKAPPPGFTRFVDEKNREIVQIAPCPHVTSSYKDWGENHVLEVLTQVLGECRGRQAASALVGSVLASPSSPPLRGRSQKPSLRKGKSGASRGSPEASGDSAEGERKREEGEEDSSYVLPDGTTLTVGVADILRSAVPEALFSVPLRLHFFNAYSPAAGAKVGETDGTVEKAARGVCEVGLLDGIKKCIAACAGGGAGARRDVTATIIPTGGGSLYSGFLDRFREEMYALQLDPALSPLLAQCGESGNGLSSPLRVVACPVDAERHFASWIGGSILGCLGSFPQFCVTLEEYEEFGARGAFDRKCP, encoded by the exons ATGttttcgtctgcgcctctgccgtcgcctccgctcaTCTTCGACTTGGGTGCACATACACTGCGGGCGGGCGTCTCTggagacgcgctgccgcggtgGATCGCCCCGAGTGTCGTCGGGCTTCCTCACTCTGATCTCTCgtcagcctcttcttcgttcaGCTTCCTTTCTGGCGGTGAGGATCCTGCGTTTCAGAGCCTCGCTCGAGGCaagtctgcgccttctgtgCTTTCGATCGCGCCTCTCAATCCGCTCGAGAAAGTCGACCACCTCAACCTGCTGCCGGTCGTGTCTTATCTCCCTTCGTTCCTCGCCAAgggaggcgccggcctcgaagAGTCTGGGAGTGCAGGGGCTCGAGAGAGCCGCGATGACaaggcgaaaaagaagaggaaaaacgagGACGTGAAAAAAGAGGACAAGCAAGCGGAAAGCGATGCAAGTCTATATGGAGCAGGATGGGAAACTGGCCCCGGTGTATACTCCGTCAACATCCCA GGCTTCAAGCGCCTTCTGGAAAccgcctgcgggcgacgTGGTCTGGACGAAGGCAGCTTGGAGGGCCGCGCTGTGCTGCTGACGGAGCCGAATATCATGAATCCCTATCTCAGAGACTCCTACGCTGAGCTGCTGTTTGAGGACTTGAAG GTGTCGCGGGCGTTTCTGTgcaagaaggcggcgctggcgtgcTTCGGGTGTGCGCGGACTTCCTCGATCGTCGCCGACATTGGGCACTCGAACACGTCCGTCTGCGCGGTTCAGGAGGGTTTTGTGCTGCAAAAATCGATTCAGGAGTTCagcttcggcggcgctcactgcgcggcgttcgcgcggTCGGTGCTGGGCGTCCACGGCGTGCCTCTCACGCCGGGCTTCGCGgtgacgcgcgcgccgctcgccaaGGCGCCAGAGAAAAGCCCCAAGAAGGACAAAGAAGAGCGTGGGCGCCGTcgaagcgcgggcgcgggcctcggcgagcgccgccgcagctccggcgaggggggaggcgacgccacgcctggcggccgcaccaagcccgacggcgaggaggcgaagggcgcgccgggcaaggcgggcggggcggacgacgagaaggctccgccgccaggcTTCACGCGCTTCGTCGACGAAAAAAATCGGGAAATCGTGCAGATTGCCCCCTGCCCTCACGTCACCTCGAGCTACAAAGACTGGGGCGAAAACCACGTCCTCGAAGTCCTCACGCAG GTGTTGGGCGAGTGTCGCGGTCGACAagctgcgtcggcgctggTGGGCTCGGTTctggcgtctccttcgtctccgccgttgCGCGGGCGTTCGCAGAAGCCCAGTCTTCGCAAAGGCAAGTCCGGCGCGTCTCGAGGCAGTCCGGAGgccagcggcgacagcgcggagggagagaggaagcgcgaggaaggcgaagaagactcgTCCTACGTGCTCCCCGACGGCACCACGCTCACGGTGGGCGTCGCGGACATCCTCCGTTCGGCGGTGCCCGAGGCCCTCTTCTCCGTGCCGTTGAGGCTCCATTTTTTCAACGCTTACagtcccgccgccggcgcgaaggTGGGCGAGACCGACGGCACGgtcgagaaggccgcgcgaggcgtctgcgaagTGGGACTGCTCGATGGCATCAAGAAGTGCATCGCCGcttgcgcaggcggaggcgctggagcacGCAGAGACGTGACGGCGACCATCATCCCcaccggcggcggcagtctCTACTCGGGGTTTCTCGACAGATTCAGGGAGGAG ATGTACGCACTTCAGCTCGACCCCGCGCTGAgtccgctgctggcgcagtGTGGCGAGAGCGGCAACGGCCTCagctctccgctgcgcgtcgtcgcgtgtCCGGTGGACGCCGAGCGGCACTTTGCCTCGTGGATCGGCGGCTCCATCCTGGGCTGTCTGGGGAGTTTTCCGCAGTTCTGCGTCACGCTCGAGGAGTACGAAGagttcggcgcgcgcggggcttTCGATCGGAAGTGCCCGTGA